A window of Thermodesulfobacteriota bacterium genomic DNA:
GGCCCAGGACGAGCACGGACGCCCTCATGGTCTTGACGAGGTCGTAAGGGGCCTCCCAGCTGTTCAGGTTCGACGCGTCTATCGTGAGCGTGCCGTTCTCGTAGTCCACGTCCGCTCCGAGTATCTGCAGCAGCTTCGCCATTGTCCTCACATCTGCGAGGTCGGGGACATTGGTGATTATATTCTTTCCTTCCGACAGTATGCAGGCGGCCATGAGCGGCAGGACCGCGTTTTTGGCGCCGCTGACAACGATTTCGCCTTCGAGCCTTTTTCCGCCCTCGACTACTATTTTTTCCATTGAGCCCTCACGACCCTCTCTATATCGTTAATATCTCTCTTGCATGAAATCTCGGTAAATCCGGCCTCTCCGAAAAGCGATTTCACGTCGGACGACTGGCCCGACCCTACCTCGAGCATGCACCAACCGCCTTGTTTAAGCACCCTTCCCGCGTCGGCGATTATCTTCCTTATGAAGAAAAGCCCATCCTCTCCCCCCACTAGAGACGACCGCGGCTCGTAATCCCTCACGTCGGGCGGAAGCATCGCGTATTCGGCCTCCGGTATGTAGGGCGGGTTCGATACCACCAGATCAAGCGATCCCCGCTTAAAGGGCTCTGTCAAGTCCCCGAGAACGAAGAATATGCGGCCTTCGGGACTGAGTCTCTCCGCGTTTGCCCGGGCAAGCTCGAGCGCTCCGGGCGAAATGTCGGCGGCAAAAACCCTCGCACCCGGCTTTTCGCACGCGATTGTTACCGCTATGCACCCGCTGCCTGTGCCCGCGTCCAGTATCGCCGGTCTCTCTGGAGCTTCGGCCGCCTTCAACGCCTCTTCGACGAGCAGCTCCGTCTCGGGCCTCGGTATAAGAACGTTTCTGTTCACGGAGAAAGACCTTGAGTAAAATTCCTTTTCGCCCGTGATATAGGCGATCGGCTCGTTCTTGATCCTCCTTTCGAGGAGCCTGTAAAATTCCTCTACCTTGACCTGGTCGAGCTCCCTGTCGGGACAGGCATAAATTTCGGAGAAGTCCTTTATGGCGCTTGACTTTGAAAGAAGGATGGACGCTTCGAGCGAGGGGTTCTCTATCAGGTGGAGCCTCATGTTTTCCTTCCCGAACGTGTAAAGGTCTTTCAAGTGCATGGCCTTAAGATCCCGCCTTTAGAAGGCTAAGAGTTTATACGTATAACGCATCTTTTCAAGGAAATTATACAATACTACCGAATATGTATCCTTCTTTGCCGGCATGGGGGTGCTGCCGGGTCGAGTGGAGGCCGTGTGAGGCCGGGGGGATTCGCATTTATTATCCCGAGCGGCTGCCGGGGCGTTAAAGCAGGCTAGGGCTTCTCGAGGGAATGGTGTTTCATCGATTGCCCGCTGACGATGTAGTAAGTGTCCTCGGCTATGTTCGTCGCGAGGTCGGCGACCCTCTCGATCTCCCTGGCTATCAGTATAAGGGTGAGAGACCTGTCGATTGTCTGCGGGTCGGCGATCATGTAGGTGACGAGCTCCCTCACTATCTGTGGTTCGAGGGAGTCGACCTCGTCGTCTCTCTTGCATACCTCTATAGCGAGCTCGGCGTCTTTATTGACGAAAGCGTCCAGGCTTTCCTGGAGCATCTGTATCGCCTTGTCGGCCATACGGGGGATATCTATAAGCGGCTTTACGGGCGGTTTGTCCGCAAGGTAAATCGTTTTCTCGGCTATGTTGACGGCGTGGTCTCCTATCCTCTCGAGGTCGTTGTTTATCTTCATTATCATGGACACCGTCCTCAGGTCTTCCGCTTCCGGGTGGTAGAGGGCGAGTATCCTGATGCACTGGTTATCTATATCGATCTCCATCTGGTTGATCTTGGCGTCTGACTTTATTACGTCCTCGGCCATGATCATATTCCGGTCTTTTAACGCCTTTATGCTCTTGGCGATCATTTCTTCGACGGATGTCGCCATCTCGAAAAGCATTTTCTTTAACTTGCTGATTTCTTCTTCTAATCTGACCATTTTATTTCCTGCGGGCTTTCAAGACCCATGATTTGAGGCCGGCGGTCAATTCCCGCTGAACTCGGACTCTATCCAGCCCTTTATTTCGTCCCTTACGGTTCTGAATCCGGCCAGTATCTCTTCGTCCTTGCCTCTGAATCCCGCCGGGTCTTTGAACCCCCTGTGTATGTGTTTGCCACCTCCGGTGAAAACGGGGCATGCTTCGCTCGCCCCGTCGCAAACCGTGACAACGGAGTCGAATTGCGTGTCTGCGTACCTGTCGAGGTTTTTAGACGTGTGATCCTTTATATCGATCCCTATCTCGTCCATTACCCGTATGGCGTAAGGGCTCACGCGGGACGGCTGCGTGCCCGCGCTGTAAACCTCGAACCTGTCGCCATACAGGTGTCTCAATATCCCTTCCGCCATTTGCGACCTCGCAGAATTATGTGTGCAAATGAATATAACTTTAATTTTACCTTCCTTGGGCATTTTTTCCCTCCTGTAATGAATAAGTCAGGGGAGAGAATCTGGTTGTCGGACGAAGGTTCGTTATTATCCGAATTTTCCGGAGACGTAGTCTTCGGTCTGCTTATACTTAGGCTTGAGGAATATCGTTTCCGTCGTGTCGTACTCTATGAGCTCCCCCAGGTACATAAATGCGGTGTAATCGGACACGCGGGAAGCCTGCTGCATGTTGTGAGTGACTATAACGATTGTGTATTTAGTTTTGAGCTCCGTTATGAGGTCTTCGATCTTGCCTGTGGCTATCGGGTCGAGCGCCGAGCACGGTTCGTCCATGAGCAGTATCTCGGGTTCGACCGCTATCGCCCTCGCGATGCAGAGTCTCTGCATCTGCCCTCCGGAGAGGCCGAGCGCGCTGTCGTGGAGCCTGTCGTGAACTTCGTCCCAGAGGGCCGCGCCCTTGAGACTCTTCTCCACGAGCTCGTCCAGGACGGATTTTCTGTTCTCGCCGGCTATTCTCGCTCCGTATGCGACGTTTTCATATATGGACTTGGGGAACGGGTTTGATTTCTGGAAGACCATGCCGACATTCTTTCTGAGTTCGGTTATATCGACGCTCGCGTCGTAGATATCCTCGCCGTCGATAAGTATCTCTCCCTCGACGCGGGCTGAATCGACGAGGTCGTTCAAACGGTTAAAGCAGCGGAGAAGCGTAGACTTCCCGCATCCCGAAGGCCCTATGAACGCAGTGGCCTTATTTTTCGGGATATCCATGTAAATGCTCTTTAAAGCTTGCTTTTCGCCGTAGTACAGGTTCGCGTCGTTTACCTCGACTATAGGGTCCGGCACCTTGAACTTGCTCGATTTCGGATCGCCGTGCACCTTGATCTGCTCGCTGATTCTTGGTTCCGCCGCTTCCTTCGCTTTTTCGGTAATCACTTCTGTCATAGCCTCCTCGACTATCCACCGCGGAGTAATAATTAATATAACATCTATTAAACTGCCGAGGTAGTGTATTTTTTTCTCAAACGGTTCCTTATGATTATTGCGGTCAGGTTTAAAACCACGACGATCAATATAAGAAGCAGCGCGGTGGTATAAACCATGGGCTTTGCGGCTTCGACGTTAGGCGACTGGAAGCCCACGTCATATATATGAAATCCCAGGTGCATGAACTTCCTCTCGAGGTGCATGTACGGGAAGTAGCTGTCGATAGGGAGCTGGGGGGCAAGCTTCACGACTCCCGTTATCATTAGGGGTGCGACCTCTCCGGTAGCCCTCGCTATCGCCAGTATGAGCCCCGTCAATATTGCTGGCATGGCGCTCGGGATAACGATTTTCCAGGTAGTCTCGAACTTTGTGGCTCCGAGCGCGAGGGAGCCGTCCCTTATCTCCTTCGGCACCGCAGCCAGGCCTTCCTCAGTCGCCACGATCACAACGGGCACCGTAAGGAGGGCGAGCGTGAGGGACGCCCACAGTATGCCCCCCGTCCCGTAAGTCGGGTTGGGCAGGGCTTCCCTGAAGAAGATGCTGTCGATAGTGCTCCCCATGCCGTATATGAAGAAACCCACCGCGAAGACTCCGAATACGATCGAGGGCACGCCGGCAAGGTTGTTAACGCATATCCTTACGGTCCTTACGAGCACCCCCTGCTTTGCGTACTCCCTCAGATAGAGAGCCGCAACGACCCCGAACGGCAAGACGACCACGCTCATGATAAGCACCATCAGCACCGTGCCGAATATCGCCGGAAAGACGCCGCCCTCCGTATTTGCCTCTCTCGGTTCAGCCGAAATGAACTCCCAGACTTTCGACGTATATAAGAAGGCCTTCTGGAACCAGCTCATACCGTTCGGTCTGTACGCGCGTACGATATTTCCTACGGGCATTTCCTTTTCCCGGCCGTCAGCCGCCGCCATCACTATCTTTTCTTTGTTGAATTCGGTGTAGAGGGAGGACAAGACGGCTTCCTGCTCCTTGTATTTTTCCTCTTCCTCATTAATTTTTGCCTGGATTTTCAGTATCTCTTCCCGGTTGTCCCCGCCCTTCATCTCGAGACCCCGGATATCCAGTCTCAGGTTCTCTATCTGGGCGTTGATGCCCCCTATCACTCCTTTCTCGATCGATTTAATTTCGTCTGCTATTTTCTGATATTTCGGGATCTGGGTTTCGAGGACAGGCCAGCATTCCTCGTTGCCGCGGCAGACGGCGTTCCCGCTATCCGTAATCTCCTTAATGAAACCGTACATATTCCCCCACTCCCTGCGCTCGAGAGCGACCGCGTATTTGGGGTAGCTGATATTCTGTATCTGGTCGTCGTCAACCCATCTGAAGTCAAGCCCGTATAAGTCCCTGTTCCCTATCTTGAGCTGTGTCCTTTCTATTAAGGGCTCATCGTCGGCAGCGTCATAACCTTTGACCTTTTCGTGACCTGTGATTTCGCCCAGCACCTTGCTCCCGTCTTTTAGCTGAATCTCGGCAAGGTTTGCGGGCCAGAAAAACCCGAGCCCTTTCGCCGCTATGAGATAAAGGAGACCCGCAATCATAAGCAGGCTGAACATGAGCGCCACGCCTGTCAGCCAGACGAAGGGGTCGCCGCTTTTCCAGAACTTTTTATTCATTTCCCATACCTCAATAATTTGTCAGGCATCTGCATATCTGCATATCGGTGATCGTTTTATAATTGTCCGAATTTTTTTCTCAGCCTCTGTCTCACGATCTCCGCTGCGGTGTTAACGATGAAGGTAAAGAAGAATAGAAGGAGCGCAGCCAGGAACAACACCCTGTAGAGTGTCCCCCCGTGGGGGGCTTCGGGTATCTCTACCGCTATATTAGCCGATAACGCACGGAAACCGTTAAAGAAGCTCCAGTCCATGA
This region includes:
- the prmC gene encoding peptide chain release factor N(5)-glutamine methyltransferase, with the translated sequence MHLKDLYTFGKENMRLHLIENPSLEASILLSKSSAIKDFSEIYACPDRELDQVKVEEFYRLLERRIKNEPIAYITGEKEFYSRSFSVNRNVLIPRPETELLVEEALKAAEAPERPAILDAGTGSGCIAVTIACEKPGARVFAADISPGALELARANAERLSPEGRIFFVLGDLTEPFKRGSLDLVVSNPPYIPEAEYAMLPPDVRDYEPRSSLVGGEDGLFFIRKIIADAGRVLKQGGWCMLEVGSGQSSDVKSLFGEAGFTEISCKRDINDIERVVRAQWKK
- the phoU gene encoding phosphate signaling complex protein PhoU is translated as MVRLEEEISKLKKMLFEMATSVEEMIAKSIKALKDRNMIMAEDVIKSDAKINQMEIDIDNQCIRILALYHPEAEDLRTVSMIMKINNDLERIGDHAVNIAEKTIYLADKPPVKPLIDIPRMADKAIQMLQESLDAFVNKDAELAIEVCKRDDEVDSLEPQIVRELVTYMIADPQTIDRSLTLILIAREIERVADLATNIAEDTYYIVSGQSMKHHSLEKP
- a CDS encoding arsenate reductase ArsC, with the protein product MPKEGKIKVIFICTHNSARSQMAEGILRHLYGDRFEVYSAGTQPSRVSPYAIRVMDEIGIDIKDHTSKNLDRYADTQFDSVVTVCDGASEACPVFTGGGKHIHRGFKDPAGFRGKDEEILAGFRTVRDEIKGWIESEFSGN
- the pstB gene encoding phosphate ABC transporter ATP-binding protein PstB; this encodes MTEVITEKAKEAAEPRISEQIKVHGDPKSSKFKVPDPIVEVNDANLYYGEKQALKSIYMDIPKNKATAFIGPSGCGKSTLLRCFNRLNDLVDSARVEGEILIDGEDIYDASVDITELRKNVGMVFQKSNPFPKSIYENVAYGARIAGENRKSVLDELVEKSLKGAALWDEVHDRLHDSALGLSGGQMQRLCIARAIAVEPEILLMDEPCSALDPIATGKIEDLITELKTKYTIVIVTHNMQQASRVSDYTAFMYLGELIEYDTTETIFLKPKYKQTEDYVSGKFG
- the pstA gene encoding phosphate ABC transporter permease PstA, coding for MNKKFWKSGDPFVWLTGVALMFSLLMIAGLLYLIAAKGLGFFWPANLAEIQLKDGSKVLGEITGHEKVKGYDAADDEPLIERTQLKIGNRDLYGLDFRWVDDDQIQNISYPKYAVALERREWGNMYGFIKEITDSGNAVCRGNEECWPVLETQIPKYQKIADEIKSIEKGVIGGINAQIENLRLDIRGLEMKGGDNREEILKIQAKINEEEEKYKEQEAVLSSLYTEFNKEKIVMAAADGREKEMPVGNIVRAYRPNGMSWFQKAFLYTSKVWEFISAEPREANTEGGVFPAIFGTVLMVLIMSVVVLPFGVVAALYLREYAKQGVLVRTVRICVNNLAGVPSIVFGVFAVGFFIYGMGSTIDSIFFREALPNPTYGTGGILWASLTLALLTVPVVIVATEEGLAAVPKEIRDGSLALGATKFETTWKIVIPSAMPAILTGLILAIARATGEVAPLMITGVVKLAPQLPIDSYFPYMHLERKFMHLGFHIYDVGFQSPNVEAAKPMVYTTALLLILIVVVLNLTAIIIRNRLRKKYTTSAV